A stretch of DNA from Acidobacteriota bacterium:
CTCCGCAGCAAGACCGAAGATCGCCGACTACCCGTTCACGACCCTCGAGCCCGTGCTCGGTGTCGTCCCCTGGGGCGATCTCGAATCGTTCGTCGTCGCCGACATCCCCGGATTGATCGAGGGAGCTCACGAGGGTCACGGGCTCGGTGACCGCTTTCTCCGCCATGTCGAACGCTGCAGAATGCTCGTTCACATGGTCGATCTCTCCTCCGAAGATCCGGCGCGCGACGCGGCGGTCATCACCGCCGAGATCCGGGCGTACTCGGACGAGTTGGCCCGGAAGCCGAGAATCGTCTGTGGCACCAAGCTCGATGCCGCATCCGAAGGTTCGAGCGAAAAGCTCAGGAAATGGGCCGAGGACGGCGGGTTCGACTACAGGGAGATCTCCGCGGTCACCGGGGCCGGCGTGGATCAGTTCGTCTACCTGCTCGGAGGGCTGGTGAAGTCCGAAGAGAAGGCGGTCTCCCGGTGAACATCGCGATCGCGGGGGGAACCTTCGATCCGGTTCATCACGGGCACCTCGATCCTCTCATATCACAAATTGAACATTTCAACTGGTTAAATGTACTGTTCATACCGGCAAGCATTCAGCCGTTCAAAGGGACGACGGCGGCGAGCTCCTGGGACCGGCATGCGATGCTCGTCCTTGCGACCGAAGAGACCCCGACCTTCCGGGTGCTGACGACCGAGCTGGAGCGGCCCGGTGTCTCGTATACGGTCGACACGCTCGAGGCTCTGCGAGCGGAGTATCCGGAGGCGAGGCTCGACTGGATCATCGGAAGCGACAATGTCGGGCGGCTGCAGGAGTGGAGGAATCTGGACCGCATCCTGGAGCTGGCAAATTTCGTGGTGCTGCGCCGCGGGAAGGGGGGATTCGAGGTTCCGCCCGAGCTGGCGGAACGGATCGTGGATAAGGGGGAGATGCCGCCTGCGGGCGGGATCGCCTCAGCGGAGAATCCGCTGATCGAGATCTCCTCGACGACGATTCGTCAGAGGCGGCGGGAGGGGCTTTCGATCGAGGGGATGGTTCCATTTCGCGTGGAGAGGTACATCGAACATAATGGGCTTTATGTCGGAGACTGACAGCGTCGCGCGCAGCGTGAGCCTCGCCGTCGAGGTCGCCCTCGACAAGAAGGCGTTCGATCTGGTCGTTCTGAAGGTCGGCGAGGTCTCGTCGATCGCCGACTACTTCGTGATCTGTTCGACCGGTTCGGAGAGGCAGAGCCTGGCGATCACGGAGGGGATCGAGGAGAAATTGCGGGAGAGCGTCGGGATCAAGCCGCTGCTCGTCGAGGGGAGACGACCGGGGCGGTGGGTATTGCTCGACTACGGCGATTTCGTCGTGCACGTCTTCACCGAGGAGACGCGAGGCTTTTATCGGCTGGAGCGGCTGTGGGACGACGCGCCGGACGAGACGGACCGGTTCGTCGGGGACGGCGGCTCGATTGTCGCGGCGGCTTCCGAATCCTGACGCGGCGATCCGCCGCCGATTCCCGACGCGATCCGCCGTGCTGCGCCGGGTCCTCGATGTCGCGGCGCGGATCGCAACCAGCGACGCGACCGTCCTGGTGGAGGGGGAGTCCGGCACCGGCAAGGACCTTCTGGCGAAAACGATCCATCAGGCGGGGCCCCGCAGCCAGGGCCCATTCGTCGCCGTCGCGCCGGCGTCGATCTCGCCCGAGCTTTTCGAGAGCGAGCTCTTCGGTTTCGAGAAAGGCGCGTTCACCGATGCCCGGGAACGGAAACCCGGACGGGTCGAGTCGGCGCACGGGGGGACCCTCTATCTCGACGAGGTCGGGGTGACTCCGCCCGAGGTTCAGCCGAAACTGCTCCGGTTCGTACAGGACGGGGAGTTCACCC
This window harbors:
- the nadD gene encoding nicotinate (nicotinamide) nucleotide adenylyltransferase; the protein is MNIAIAGGTFDPVHHGHLDPLISQIEHFNWLNVLFIPASIQPFKGTTAASSWDRHAMLVLATEETPTFRVLTTELERPGVSYTVDTLEALRAEYPEARLDWIIGSDNVGRLQEWRNLDRILELANFVVLRRGKGGFEVPPELAERIVDKGEMPPAGGIASAENPLIEISSTTIRQRRREGLSIEGMVPFRVERYIEHNGLYVGD
- the rsfS gene encoding ribosome silencing factor, which encodes MSETDSVARSVSLAVEVALDKKAFDLVVLKVGEVSSIADYFVICSTGSERQSLAITEGIEEKLRESVGIKPLLVEGRRPGRWVLLDYGDFVVHVFTEETRGFYRLERLWDDAPDETDRFVGDGGSIVAAASES